From the genome of Solanum stenotomum isolate F172 chromosome 5, ASM1918654v1, whole genome shotgun sequence:
tttggTTTTCGATTTCTGAAATTCTCTAGCTCGACTAATAAGGATGGTTTTCGCGTAAATTAtagtttattaaatatataaaaagctTCTTATTGATTGATCTCTAGTTGTGAAGCTTCGTGTCTAAGAACTCTAGTCAAGGTTATATATCTTGGGATTTCTTAGACATGAGCATTTACAATCATTCTATCGTACTCAATTTTGGATGGTGATACTTGAGGATATAATTGTAATGAATATGCCTTGtatcaattaaaataagatTTGTTAAATAGTTAGTACTAATAATcaactaaatttttaatattgacAAATCAATTTTAATTACCATATTTGTTATGTAAGATAAGATTTGGATTGTCTCTGTAACTCAATGGAAAAATAATCTCGTTTTACATTTTATTAAGACGAAAATTATGTCTTTCCTTCAAATATGATTTTCAGAAATGTTATATCATTTCATACTAAATTAATTTGGTATGTTTCGCattttttaagtttaatttCGTTATTTTGCGATGCCGCAAATCAGTGACCatagtttgtttgattttgacttatacatacttatataatagataataatgaatttgactttcaacaaattttttaattaaatcacATTAACACCTTACACTGTTACACAtgtagaaatatatttttttataaaaagaagaagcaatTATCttcgttaattaattatacaaaaaaaagacaTGTTCAATCAAGGCAGAGTAATCAAAGTTACAATGTTTAAACAAGTAGTATCGTGATAAATATGTAACTATATACTTCAATATGATATTCAATATctcaatatttcttttataaaaattgaATACCATATCGAAtaccaaaatattaaaatgtataTCAGATATCATAATACTGAAATcatagtataaaaaatatttaattccaTAAGGTAATCCATATTTATTTTACCATGCCTACCCCTACCTAAAATATACACTTCATTGACACTTTGTATATGCTTCATATATAGTTGACCTCCATTTGTTCGCCAACATTGTGCACATACAATTCAAAAACACATTATAAAATTCAATTGATTATACATACCGCTGATGTCTTCatatacatacaaatacattcaatttttgctttaaaaatacatatttataatatatatatatatatatttacaacaAGATATCGTATCCATAGTATATCAATTAGAATTaaacttttcatatttatatttattattttaatagttcTATACTTCTATTAATGAAAAGGGGTAAAAACATGCATTAAGTGGATAAAGGCTAGAAACTCTTCATTGAATGTGGCTCATAATCAGTATCTGTGCAGTGagatatttttatgaaattttcaaatttcgaTGATTATCTAAATCAGTAAGACATCAAAGTTTAACACACACATTCTTCTATATTATTTcctaaatacaaaaataaatatgtattaaaaatttaatgGAAAGGCATTCGTGAGTCAAATTTCAAACGAAGGATAAATGTCAACTTTTTTCACAAAGGCATAATACATGCAtacttttttttggggggtgggtgggtgggtgggtggataaattaaactaatacatgcatactTATTCTTTGCTTAATTTCACTTTAAATTCTTGTCCTTCAATTTTAAACGTGCAGAAATAAacacataaatttatataaaattgtataaataaacACGCTCGTTCTACTTAATAATTCATGAGAAAACACTTAAACTGATTTATATTATATCTTATAAGACACATATTATGTCAAACAAAAGGTACATATCTATTTAACACCTTGTTGTATTGAATTGTATTGTGTtgtgtattatattattatattgttttagtttaaatataatgtttgttttaattattacttaacttttattatattgtatcatttaaattcatcattaggtaacaataacaaaaatactCATTTTGTGTAACAATTTATTTAATGTAATTGCATCGtcaccttaatattttcttctcactttgtctttatttatttttttaataaaatttattctttaTCGTACCTTTTTCATATAGTAGCTCTATCTCATACCctaattttcttattatatttatcaTGAAATTATAGATATGTACTATTACGATATATTCAAACATTGTATTGGATAAAACAATACAACAACGTAATATAAtagagaaaatgacataaatagtcccTTAATTATAtgagtaggtctaaaatggtccattaactatacacttaacgGATTTAGTCCTTcaactattcaaaaacttatcagttttggtcccttaactatacacttgctggttttagtcccttaactataaacttaccgattttagtcctttaagttttcaaaaacttatcaggtttggtctttgtctattttttaatcaaacaaCTTAGGTTTCTATTAACGAAATTCGTGCCACGAGAAATTAAATCCTTTAGCAATTTTTTCTATTGTTTCTCTCTCCgctactttttcttcaaattaacctTATGCGAAGAACTTTAACctcaacgatttaaaataaaattcacaatgaaagaaaatataagtcataattttattcaatggagaataaaatgaagcatattattgctactaatgacttgaatatgttAAACTttattatgaaaagaaaaaaattattacccgTTAAATCCAAAGTTTGTACTCCACTGAGTTCATTGAacaaaatttgtttaatttttcaaaaattgaaatttataaaatgagagatttgtaatttttttatttacttaaaatagatcaattttattattctattcattttattatacgtaaagaaatttgagtaaattaaataaaatatgcattGATTAGCATATTCAAGTGCGGATTCAAGTCATTAACAACAATTATATGCTTAATTTTATCCTCATTGAATAAAAATAGGACTTATATCTTCTTtcctcattaattttatttttaatcgttaacGTTATTGTTCTTTTCCTAAGAgtagtttgaagaaaaaaaggccGGGGATAgagaaacaacttaaaaaatgggttaaagatTTAGTTTCACGAAGATTTCCGTTAATATAAACCTTAgctatttgtattttaaaaatggacaaagacTAAACTTggtaagtttatagttaagAGACTAAAACcggtaagtgtatagttaaggaaCCAAAGCTactaagtttttgaatagttaaatgactaaatatgttaagtgtatagttaattaaccattttagacctattctatagttaagggactatttatgtcattttctctaaTATAATACATACACCGAGTTGCTGTAGGACTAAAACCCTCAGCTGTTTCTCACAGAGTCTCTGTATCTCTGCTATAGTGGAAGTTTAGATGGAGAATTCAgctatgaagaagaagaagcaagtgCTTCTCTATTACTGTGTTGAGATGGAAGATGTTGCTCGCAAAATAGCTTCGGAATCCGATTATATTATCCTCCATTCTATTAACTGGAGGTTTTATTCTCTTTTACACGCTTTATATCTCTTGTTATTGTATTTGTATCATCTGCTTGCTATATACGCAAATTCGTAATCTTTACTTGAATTTCATGTAGGAAAAATAAGTGGGTCGAATCCAAAATCGAATAAAGATTCCTCCTTTTCTTGTTGGGATTTGGGGGTGATTCAGATTGTGTATTGGGATGGGTGATGTTTCATGtttaaagggttaaaatggGGGAATTATGATTTGGGTCGAATTCAAAATGAGTTAATAGAAGTGGAGCTAGGATTTTGAGTTTATGGGTTCTGGATTTTGGAAATTGCAGCTTGTTAAGGTtcttgattaattatttttacaaattaagtggatttttaaatgcaaataCATGGTTTGAGGCGAAGTTGTTCGGTTCTGTTGAACTGTAGGTGAAGCTGTAGCTCCACTCCTGCCAAAATCGAATCAAGGTTCCTCCTTTTTGTTGTAGAAAGCTTTTCTTTTGGTGAGGGGGTaagagagggggggggggggattcaAGTTATTATCCCTACCTTTGAAGCTTCCTTCATTTGTACTGTCATtgcttttctttcttcatttaaCATGTTGTTGTCAtgttaaaagggtaaaatgaAGGAAGCTTCAATATAATTTTGGTGTTATGAATAGTCTTAGACTAAGGTAAAGTAAACGCATAGACATTATTTTCTAGTAGTGTGTGACACAGATGCTTGGGCAGTAAATTTCGATTGAGGAAAGACTAGAATCAGTCAGTATACTATACCTTAATCTGGCATTAGTTTCTTCAGTTTAGTGGTAAAAAAGGTGAATGTTTTCAACAATAGCAAGGGTAAAGGAAAAGggttataagttataacatcaTTTTTGCATTGGTTACACAAAGTTCGATTGTCAAGTTCCTGCATATTATGTGTTGGCCAAATAATCAGGCTTTCAATTGGCAATTTGTATGCTAATAGCCTTGAAATGATGCTATTATTTGTACCATAGTTGGCATTGACTCTTTCCTGTGGCAAATGCTTATCAATATGATGGATTCATGTGCCAGGAGTTTTGCTGATGGTTTCCCAAATCTCTTTATAAACAATGCACATGATATCCGCGGGCAGCATGTTGCTTTTCTAGCATCTTTCAGCTCACCTGCAGTCATCTTTGAACAGCTTTCTGTGATATTCGCACTTCCAAGGCTGTTTGTCGCCTCATTTACGCTTGTGTTACCTTTCTTCCCAACTGGTACCTTTGAGAGGatggaagaagaaggagatgTGGCCACTGCATTTACCATGGCCAGAATAATATCAAATATTCCAATATCAAGGGGTGGTCCGACCAGCTTAGTTATCTATGACATACATGCATTGCAGGTTGATCTATTTGTACATTTTGTACTCACGTTGCTCTGTTATTTGATGTGATTGTCACTTTGGCTATTTGTATCCTagattctttaatttaattggtAATTGGAGTTTGCGATCCTTCGGAAGCATGAATTCTTtctctttcacataatcatGTTATACATCCTATTTTAGCTTTTAGGTTATTCTTTTTCTGTGTGCGTTCCCAGAGAAGTCCATAGTTATACTGCAAATTTCACCTTTCTAATGGTGAACATACTTCTCTCTGTTCTGCAGGAGAGGTTCTATTTTGGAGATCATGTGCTGCCTCTGTTTGAGACTGGAATTCCACTGCTGAAGCAACGGCTTCAGCAGCTTCCTGACTCTGAAAAGGTGGGCTGGAGTCCTGCTGAgcttttttatttgtgttttttcaATAAATTATCTTGACTGTAGTGACATTCtaatgtcattttattttccaGATAGTTATAGCCTTTCCTGATGATGGAGCTTGGAAGAGGTTTCACAAGCAACTAGTTCATTATCCCACTGTtagttaaaaattataatttcctACTTTGATTTCTGCCTGTTACCCAATCTTGAACTCTTGTATAATCAGCAGATTATGTCATTTAGGTTATCTGCACTAAAGTGCGTGAAGGTGATAAGAGAATTGTCAGGCTAAAAGAGGGTAATCCTGCTGGCTGTCATGTGGTCATTGTTGATGATTTGGTCCAGTCCGGAGGTACCCTAATTGAATGCCAGGTACTACTGCCTCTTTAGATCTGATAAGGATTCTTAATATATTTGTCAAGTGTACTTAAATGTGTCTACTCCCCAGTATGTGACAATCACTTGAAACTTTTAACACCTCTTGGTCCAGCTGGTTTGTTTAGCAAATCTTCATCTCATGGAACTCTGGTTTTACCGTGTTCTTTACTCTTATTGAGTTTTTCCAGGGTGTAAAAAGGATCTGTCTTTGGTTGGTTGAGTAATCGTTCTGATTGCTCTGTGTCATTATTTACCTTCTTGCCTTCAGCAGTGAGGATATTCTTGGGGTTTTTACCCTCTAACTGGATGAGGCAAACTTAAGGATCCCAACAATCCACGTCAAATTGGATTATTGAATTAAAAAGCcgaaaaaagaagggaaaaggaGGTAGGAAGTTAGAGAATGCACAATAAGAGTCCTTCACTTTAAAACTAGCAACATTCTTGGATTACAGAAATCTCCTTTTAAGGTCCACACCTCCACCTTTTAATGCACTGTTGTTAAAAGGCGTGGTGCTACTCAACTTTGATGAGTTCGTTCATATGACAAGTTGCTAATATTGTACTTCTTTGATGCTATGGTTAACCCCAGAAAGTTTTGGCCGCTCATGGTGCATCAAAAGTTAGTGCTTATGTGACCCATGGAATTTTCCCAAACCGGTCATGGGAGCGTTTTCTTCACAAGAATGATGGTAACTCTCTGAAATTATATCCACCTTCCTTTTAGTTTCAGCATCTCCTTATTATCCGAGTTTCTGACATCGCCAATGTTTTTGTTGTGAAGGCTCCGAGAAAGCATTCACTTACTTTTGGACCACGGATTCATGTCCTCATACTGTGAAAGCCGTCGCTAATAATGCTCCATTTGAAGTTATTAGTTTGGCAGGATCAATAGCTGATGCTCTTCAAATCTAAGAATACTAGCCAGGATCAATTTGCTGTTGTAACAGATACTTGTCTTGTTGCTTCCCCATGTAACAGTCACTGTTTGTTTTATGCTATGAACTCTTATCAACACTACTGCCAACATCAAATTACAAGAATTCAATAGTTCCCTAGCAATTGACAACGGGGATTTGATTGTTCAATGGTGAGAACGCAACACGTGATAGGTGGATTAGGCGCATGATTGGAGTTCGAACATGTAGACAAAAGATCGATATCTCTTTAACTATTCAACATAACAATATTTCACAGGTCCTGTAACAGTCGTGTATTTGTTTTTGAAACTGATTTATCATGTTATGTTATATATTATGTTCACTAGAATACCATTTTGCTATTGCAAccaaaaattgttcaaataaaCAACATCGTTACCTGCATTAACCTTTAAACCCAAACAGTGAATAAAGTCATATTGTTGTTGCAACATAAAAACCACCACCAACCCCTCAAAGGTTCTTTATCTGGTGAACCATAACAAATCAATCGACTATGCCTCAATACCAAACTAGTCGAGATTGATAATACAGATCTTATATCCTTATTCCATTAACTATCATAACAATGACCATTCGATAACATACAACACAGATTTCCATAGACAACAAAAGCTCCAGTTTAACCGCAACTGAGATAAATACAACAGTAGCCAGTCATTACATGATTCAAGAAAGAATGCAGGGTCTGTTAATCTccatcctatacacttatgaaaCAGCCCCACAAGTATAACATCAAAAAGTATGCATTAGTCAAGAGAATCCCACCACAACAAGAAGCATAACAGCCAAACTGGCAAAAGCATATCAGCAGAGAGAGGCTTCACAAGTTGGCTGAATGCTTAAACCTTATTTGTTACTTTCCCCCCACTGTTAAATAGATCAATTGTCATCATTCTACATATAAACAAAATGCTCTCGGCCTCTGTAACAATTCGTCCTACATGCTCTAGAGTGTCCTTCGTCCAAAAAGCAGACACAACTAGCACACATAAGTAACCATATGCAGTTTCCTGGTTTCATTGATAAATTATGTACTCGAATTTCTATTCACAGTTAGAACACTCATTGCCACGGTTGAGGGTCAGCTGCTTCCGGTGAATAGCTCTGGTCTCCCATCTAGATCGCCTGTTGGGCTATCAAGAGAATCTCCTGAATATGACCCATCAGGCCGACGGATACAAATATTCAGATTGCTGGATGGAAAAGTTTCCTGGACAAACCAAAAAAGCAATCAGTTTATAAGCATATGACACCGTGTTATTTCTGCTAGAGGACAACAGTTATGGAGGATAGACTTGTTTCTCAGACAATCTAGATGTTTTCGTAAGCCCAACAAAGTTAATTCACCACAAAGGAGTTATTCAGTTACACTATACTCTATGACTAATTGTACCTCATCAGCTGCCTCTTGGCCCTCTGACTGGAAAAGAATTGGTCGGCATCTTTTGTCTTCATTCATCAAGCTTGAGTTCTGGAAGTGAGTAACCAGAGCTACCTTTCCCTGGATACGTGCGTAAGCCAATGATGCAACTTTTTCACTGTTAAacttttcccacttctttccatTGAATGCCTGCACAAGTTTCTAAGTTTATATCCATTCTAGAATATATAGAACATCCAGATCAGTTATGGAGACAAATATATACATGCAAACTTTTCCTGAAACAGAGAATTACACCACATTCAATGGCTGCAAAATCTTCACCAAATAAATACTCCctatgtcccaatttatgcaTCATATTCTCCTTTTTTAGCCTGTCCCATAAAGAATGtcttacttattttaaaacaattttactTTAAACTTCTCATTTTACGCTTAGATGGGTTATAGTCTCAAAAATGTCTATGGcctattttagaccacaagttttcctttctttcttatactCCGCGTCTAGTCAAAACACTGCAACATAAACTGGGACGGAGGAACTATGTGGTTATTATAGTTTATGCTTGCTACACGCCAGAAAACAACCACCAAAAGGAATTGGGAAAGAACTCAACCTCATAAAAGGAGACGATATGTGCAGGAGACACCATGTTAATGAAGGCATAACCAACATTACATTTATTCTGAAACAGCAAAACAGTGAAACAATTAGTTCTACCTTCAGTATAAACAAGGCACTCAAAGTTTAGAGATTAGTTCTGTATGAACTTatcaaaaaatatcaacaaatgaaagaaatacaCTACCTTGAAATCAATTGGCAAATAGATGAAATCGTATGTACTCTTATGAGACTCATCAATTGCTGCAAGTAGCATCTTTGAAGTGTACcttaaatgaagaagaaaaacacAAACTATTAAGCATTAAAAATCTTACCAAAACGCACATGATTTACAATTTCGATAGTTCTTACTTGTTTGGGATGTTCTTAATCATCAAGGTGGTCCTTGTATCTCCTCCATTCATGATCTTCTCCAAATCAAGCTGATACTGTTTCTTGTTGTCAATCTGATTACCACCACTTTCAATTTTTCGATTTCGACCACGTTCAATCAGTCCTTCACCATTAACGGTTCCTGAT
Proteins encoded in this window:
- the LOC125865759 gene encoding ribose-phosphate pyrophosphokinase 4, coding for MENSAMKKKKQVLLYYCVEMEDVARKIASESDYIILHSINWRSFADGFPNLFINNAHDIRGQHVAFLASFSSPAVIFEQLSVIFALPRLFVASFTLVLPFFPTGTFERMEEEGDVATAFTMARIISNIPISRGGPTSLVIYDIHALQERFYFGDHVLPLFETGIPLLKQRLQQLPDSEKIVIAFPDDGAWKRFHKQLVHYPTVICTKVREGDKRIVRLKEGNPAGCHVVIVDDLVQSGGTLIECQKVLAAHGASKVSAYVTHGIFPNRSWERFLHKNDGSEKAFTYFWTTDSCPHTVKAVANNAPFEVISLAGSIADALQI